CGAGAAAGCCTTTCGATGACTGTACGAAGTTTCGAGTGGTGTACGCGAAGCTGTATATTTAGGTACTCCTTCTCGAAGACTGTAATGAGAGTTCCAGTACCCAAGAACAGTCTGGTCGTGATGGCGCTGATAGGCGCAGTTCTGACGGGAGGGATAGCCTACGGTCTCGCTACTACTGACTCGGCGAACACAGGAGCCAATGCGGGTCAGACGGTGTCTCAAGATTCGGAGATCTCAAACGGTACAGTAACGAAGCTGTCGTCGAATGCTCCTACACCGAACCAGAACTTCACTCCCAACGTCAAACAGCAGACGGGTTACTCTGAGGAGTATGAGGAAGAATACGATGAAAAGTACGAAGAGGAGGAGTATGAAGAGGAAGAGTACGAGGGAGAGCGCGGAGGAGAAAACAGAGAGGACGAAGAGGGAGACTGACAATGTCGATTTCAGCCACGTCCTTAGGTTTACGTTCTAAGCTCGGCAAGTCAGAGGAGGTCTTCGACTGCTGTGATACAGAGTTCCGCCTGAGGGCTAAGGGTCTACGTGCTTCGAGAGCCGTCTCCGATGCGCGAGGTAAGGCGGAGACACTCGAATCCGAACTCGATGCTTTCAACGAGACGAGTGCTGTCTCGCGTCTCAACTCCGACGGATGGGTAGAGAGCTACCACGTCCGTAGAGTAGTCGAACGTGGGATGGAGTATTACCGACTCACGGACGGAGTACTCGACATACGTCACGGCGAGGTCGAGAGACAGATCAAGTCCTACATACGCGGTGAGAGATCTGAGGTGGATGTAGGAAGTCTCGACGGGGTCGAGGGGGATATAGAGGAGGACATACGCATCGAGGATGACGAAGTCAGAGTCTCGCGTGACATTAAACTCGATCTCAACTCTCTCGCAAAGGGATACATAGTCGACGCCGTACTCGAAGAACTCGACCGGCTCGGTGTCGAGGGATTCGTCGATGGAGGCGGGGACATAGCCACTACGTATCCGATTAGGGTAGGCATCGAGAGCCCGTACCCCTCCGAGAAGCCGTTGAAGAAAATCAAGACTGACTGGAGTATAGCCACGTCGGGAGGGTACAGACGCGAAAGATCCGAAATCGATCATATCTACCGCCCTCTCAGTGACGGCGAAAGAACACATGACATAGAGGTAGGATCGAAGAACAGATCCGTAACAGTCGTCTCCGAGAGAGACTGTACCGAAGCCGATGCCCTAGCCACCGCAGTCTCGGTATTAGACCCCGACGAGGCTATCGAGTTGATCGAGGAACGTGAAGGAACCGAGGCACTCGTTGTCCACTCGGGCGTTCTCAAAAAGACATCCGGATTTGAGGAACATGAAGCAGAAACATAGGAGAGCTGTGACTTTCGCCGCTGTATTTGTCCTAATCTTATCGATAGCAGTCACGTGGCAGGTGGGTGTCTACCGGGAGACACAGGCGAAGGAGTCGAAGACAGAGGATCTGGTCAACAGCCAAGTTCAGAAGCGTCACTCTACCAACGACTACGACGGAGACGGAATCACTGATGCGTCTGACCGATGTCCGACACGTCCCGAGACGCAGAACGGCTTCGAGGACTCAGACGGCTGTCCCGACATAGTCACGACCACGGGGGCGTCTTAATGGGGTGGGAGCCGTGACCTTCGAGACCCTCTGGTATATCGACAGGGCGGCGGGACTCGTCTCGTATGTCTCGCTATATCTCGCCGTACTCACTGGAGTCTTCTATAACACGAAGAGGTTTGGGGAGCTAAACAGAGCCGCCGACAGGGTACACGTCCCCATCTCAGTCTTTGCCACACTAACGGTGCTCGGACACGGAGTCGTGGGAGCCTTTGATACCTTAGCCATATTAGACGGCGCGGTTCCGTCCCCCAATTACCCTATAAACTTCTTCGTCAACGGAGTCTTAGTCGGAGTCGGGGGTCTCTTACTCCTCATGGTCGCAGTCATCGCCTTCCTCGACCCGAGACGTTTTGACAGACCCTACAGTCCTCGTGTCGTCCACGCCTTCGCGTACGGAGGATATGCTTTCGCAACGGTACACACCGTCGCAGTCGGGACTGATATCGGAAGACTCCTACGTGTTTCCATACTGAGTTCGGTGGCTTTCGTGGTCTACCTCTTGATCGTGAGGTCTCTGAGTGCTAAACTCGGAGAGACGGAGGTGGGGACAGATATGGCTTAATAATACCTAGTAGCCTTCCCAGAGACCCAGCATCTTATCGACGAGGCGGTCGGAGAAGCTCTTTCTGTGTACTGTGTAGAGACGTCTGATCTTGTCGGGCTCCTTGAGTGAGTAGAGTACGCTACGACCTTCCCTCTCCTTCTCGACGACGTCTTCTTCTTCAAGGCGTGAGAGGTGCCACGATATAGTCGAGCGTGACTTGTCTATCCTCTCGCTGAGATCGGAGGTTGAGAGCGCGCCCTCGTCGGCGAGATGTCCTATTATGCGCCGCGAGTACTCACGTCTTAGAGCGTTCATAACTGCTTTGTCCTCCGACTTGAACGAACCCGACGCGTAGTAACGCGTGTAGTCGCCGTCGTCTGATACTTCTACGAGACCCTCGTCTTCGAGCTGTCTGAGCTGATACTGGAGAGTACCCTGTGCGTAGTCGAGTTCCCGGAGTAGCTCGCGGAAGTGGATTCCCGGGTTCGAGTCAATCTCCCTGTATATATCGCGTCTCGACTGTAGTTCGGGCTCGTCATCCATTTTCTTACTCCTGAATTATAGCTATGAAGAAGAGGACTAATCCTAAGACTATGAAGAATGACGATAGATGCTCTACTGTTTCTAGAGCGAGTGTGGTTCTGAGTGTAGTCTCGACGAATACGATGAGACCACGGAGTCCGAACGCTAAGTACGCACCTGTGACGATGAGCATACTCTTGTCCCTTTCTCTTCTCCAAGTCAGGAAGCTCAGGACTCCGAGTGTCAGAGACAGGAGGAGTATGCCGAAGCTCAGAACCTGTTCTATCTGACCGGGTGTAATCTGAAGTACTATCATCTTTTCGAGTATTTCTTAGGCAGTCTCAAAAGTATATGGTCGACGAGGACTGGTCTACTGATGCACAGAAGTACGAGTTCATCATGTTCTCAAAAGACACGCCTAAAGTTACGGCTTCGCGTACATACTTCGAATCCTCGTACAGGAGTCGAAACTACTCTTCATCCCGTATAATCATAAATCTTAGTCATCGGCTCCGTCACGTCTTCCGAAGATTCCTATGAACTGTCTCTGGAATCCTATCTCCAGGACTGTGAAGACTGCCGTCATCCCCATTATGTACATCCAGTGGCTGAGTCCTATTGGAACGACCTCGAATACCGACGCAAGTGGCGTGTAAAGGAGGAGTAGCTGAGCGACGAATGCCACTCCCACGGTAACCGAGAGCCAGATGTTAGAGAAGATACTGAGTCCATAGTCCCGCCTTACTATCTGGAACATAACTATCTCGAACATCGCGAGTGATGTGAAGAGAACCGTCTGTGCGAGACGGAAATCGTCTATATAGGCGAAGAAGAGCTGGAGAAACAGGATCGCGGCTAAGGGTCCTGTGAGGAGTACCATCGAGACGATCTTTCTGTTGATTATTGATACGTTAGGGTCACGCGGGTCACGGTTCATAACATCCGGAACGCTCTCGTCGGCGGCGAGAGCCATAGCTGGAGGACCGTCGGTGGCGAAGTTGACCCAGAGGATCATGACGGCTGTGAGGACTACGGTGTCTGACCCTCTGAAGTATTCGGGGAAGAAGAGACCTCCTATGATTGAACCCAGAAAGACGAACATCACCTCGGCTGAGTTGGTTGAGAGGAGGTAGTTGGTGACCTTACGTATGTTGTCGAATATAGTCCTGCCTTCCCTTATGGCGTCACGTATAGTCACGAAGTTGTCGTCCAAGAGGACTATGTCGCTGCTCTTCTTCGCGACGTCAGTACCCTGCTGACCCATAGCCACACCCACGTCGGCGTTTTTGAGCGCGGGAGCGTCGTTGACACCGTCACCCGTCATAGCGACGTGGAGCCCGCTGTCCTGAAGAGCCTTGAGTATACGCACCTTATGGCTCGGCGAGACTCTTGCGAATATCTCTGTATCGGTGACGGCGTCACGTAGCTCGTCATCGTCCATCGACTCAATCTCGCGTCCCGTGACTGCCTTCTCGGGGTCGAAGCCTAGACTCTCTCCTATAGCCCTCGCAGTCTTTATGTCGTCACCCGTAGCCATTACGACATGTATACCCGCGGTTCGGCAGTCCTCGACCGCCTCCTTGACCTCCTCGCGCGGCGGGTCAATCATAGCCTGTAATCCGAGGAAGACCATCCCAGACTCTATCTCGTCGTCGTCGCCGTCGGTATCGCTAGGCTCTTTCATAGCGAATCCGAGGACACGGAGTGCGTCACCCGCGTACTCGGAGACCTTCTCCTCAATCTCGCCGCGTCTTTCGTCGTCGAGTTCGACGACTTCGTCGTCTACGAGCATACGGTCACATCTGTCGAGTACCGTCTCGGGTGCGCCTTTCATGTAGGCATTCGCGCCGTCGGTGATAGCAGTCATCCGTTTACGGCTCGAGGAGAAGGGTATCGATCTCTCACGCTCCTCGGGCGCGTCTATGCCTGCCTTCCTCGCGGCTACGAGGAGTGCGGTCTCGGTGGGCCCTCCGTCGAAGCCGTCCTCAGTCTCGTCGGTGTTGTTCGAGTAGACTCCACACCGGAGTATCTCGCCTATCTCCTCGGGGTCTATCTCGTCGCCGTCGGAGCCGTAGAACTCTCCCTCAGTCTCGGTTCCGACTCCGGTTACTGAGACCTCACGTCCGTTCGAGTAGATTCTACGGACTGTCATGGTTCCCTGTGTCAGAGTCCCCGTCTTGTCGGAGACTATGTAGTTGACCGATCCGAGTGACTCGACGACAGGGAGGCGTCGTACGAGTGCGTTTCTCTCGTACATCCTCCGGGAGCCGAGTGCGAGAGAGAAGGTGACTATAGCCGGAAGTGCCTCGGGAACTGCGGCGACGACGAGTCCGACCGAGAGGAGGAAGAGTGTTATCCAGTCAGTACCTGTTACGAGCCACTGTATTACGGCTATGACGGCGATGAATCCCGATACGAGGTATCCGAGCCTCTTTCCCATCTCGTCGACTTCCTTCTGGAAGGGAGTCTTCTCGTCTGAGGCAAGCTGGAGCTCGTCAGCTATCCCGCCTATTTCGGTGTCCATTCCCGTCCGTGTCACAACCGCAACGCCGCGACCACGTACGACGTCGGTTCCCCTGAAGACTGTGTTTTCGCGCTCGGCAACCGTCGCGTCTTCGTCGACGGGGTCGGTTGACTTAGTAACCTGTTCGCTCTCGCCCGTGAGAGCCGACTCGGTGGTTTCGAGCGACTCGACCTGTAGGAGACGTGCGTCGGCTGGAACAGAGTCGCCCTGTTCGAGTAGTATTATGTCGCCGGGGACTACCTTCTTCGAGTCTATCTCCTTCGTTTCCCCTCCACGTCTCACCTTCGCAGTCGGTGTCGCTATCTCCATGAGTGACGAGATAGCCCTCTCAGCACGGTAGTCTTGGTAGAATCCGAAGAGACCGTTCCCGAAGAGTATGAGTGAGATTATAGCCGCCTCTCCCCATCTCGGGCTCTCGCCGGGGAAGACACCGACCCCTACCGAGAGTACCACTGCTATCACGAGTATGTAGACGAGGTAGTCACGGAACTGGTCGACGAGTATCTCGACTGCTGAGGGTCCTTCGTCCTCCTCTATCCTGTTTTCTCCCTCTTCTTCGAGACGTCTCTCCGCCTCGTCGTGTGTCAGACCGTCGCTCTGACTCGCGGTCTCCGACAGAACCTCGTCCCGGGTACAGGCGTGTCCTTCGACCTTCATTTCCCGGAGTATCTCGGAGTATTACGGCTTCGGCTTCGGATTCGGATCTTATCAACAAACAGCAAACCCTGATGTATAGCCTTAATACACGGGCGATAATACGTGGACTGGATCGAAAGGTCCGAAGGTAAGCCAAATTCCCCGTATGGGGAGGATGGTCTAGTGGCAAAGTGGACTTGTCTCTAAGCAAAGCTTAGAGGCTAACGAAGCTCCGCTTCGTGATGCCGTAGAGAATAAGACCCACCCATAGTAGGTGTCTGAGGTAGACTTCTCTAGAAGCCTCGGAGCTTGACTCCGAGGTAGTTCACACCTTATCTATCCTCTCACAGTGACACAGACCTGTCGCCTGTCGCCTGTCACGCTTCTATACCGTATTCGGTCTCTTCTGTCCCTTAGCTTTAGTATCTGTCTCGAAGACTTCGTCGGCTTTCTCACGTGCTCTGTCGAGTTCGTCCTGTAGCCTGGAGTACTCCCGGCTGTTGTATAGCTCCGTAGACGACAACGAGCTCTCAAGTGCTTCCTTTATCTCCGAGAGGCTGTAGCTTTTCCTCGTAGCCTCGTCGTACTCTTTGAGCGACAGGACGTTTTCGACTGACTCGGTAAGCTCGTCCCTCTCGACGGGTTTGACGACGTAGTCGTCAATCTCCATGTTGAGTACGTCTATGCTCGGACTCACAGCTGTGACTACGACCACCCTCGTGCCGAGGCAGTTGTCACGTATCTCCTCGAGTATCTCGTCGCCCGAGATGTCGGGCATAAGTCTGTCGAGAACAACGAGGTCGACGTCTTCGTCGATCCTTTCGAGGGCTTCAGTTCCGGTGTACGCGACCCTGACGTCGTAGGAGTCAAGCCAGACGGAGTAGAGATCGACTATCTCCTCCTCGTCGTCGACTATGAGTACGGTAGGCTTGTCACCTCTCTCGCCGTCGGTGCCCATGCACGAAAATACTTGGTGTCTCCGAAAATACCTTTCGTTTCTACCCGTGTCTCTCGAATAACTCGACCGATCTCTTCCTCTCCTCGTCGTGGTCGAGTATCGGGGACGGATAATCGATCTCGTCGAACTTTGGAGACTCGTAGGGACGGTGTATGTAGCTGTCGTCTACCTCACGTAGCTCGGGAATCCACCGTCTTATGTACTCGCCGTCGGGATCGTACTTCTCGCCCTGTGTCCACGGGTTGAAGACCCTGAAGTAGGGCTGGGCGTCTGTTCCTACCGAGTACGCCCACTGTATACCGCCGACCATCGCGGGAGTGTCGGCGTCGACCAGATGCTTCTTGAGGTGGTCGTGGAGACGTCTCCAGTCGGCACGCAGATCCTTCGCCGCGAAGCTCGCTGTCACCATACGTGGACGGTTGTGCATCCATCCCGTCTGCTTAAGCTGACGCATTCCGGCGTCGACGAAGGGGAAACCCGTCTCTCCCTCGATAAAAGCCCTCCAGTCGGAGTCTTCACAGCCCCAGTCTATCGAGCGGTACTTCTCTATGAAAGCCTTCTCGGTCGTCTCGGGGTGGTTCCAGAGCATCTGGAAGTAGAAGTCCCTCCAAGCGAGCTCCTCCTGCCAGACTCTCGCGCCGTCGTCGTCCTTGTCCTCATCCTCCGTTTTTTCCCTAACCCTCTCCGACGCCCAGAAAGCCTCACGCACCGAGACTGTCCCGAACTTGAGATGGGGCGACAGCTTCGAGGTAGAGTCGAGTGCGGGGTAGTCCCTCTC
This sequence is a window from Candidatus Afararchaeum irisae. Protein-coding genes within it:
- a CDS encoding metalloregulator ArsR/SmtB family transcription factor is translated as MDDEPELQSRRDIYREIDSNPGIHFRELLRELDYAQGTLQYQLRQLEDEGLVEVSDDGDYTRYYASGSFKSEDKAVMNALRREYSRRIIGHLADEGALSTSDLSERIDKSRSTISWHLSRLEEEDVVEKEREGRSVLYSLKEPDKIRRLYTVHRKSFSDRLVDKMLGLWEGY
- a CDS encoding cation-transporting P-type ATPase, yielding MKVEGHACTRDEVLSETASQSDGLTHDEAERRLEEEGENRIEEDEGPSAVEILVDQFRDYLVYILVIAVVLSVGVGVFPGESPRWGEAAIISLILFGNGLFGFYQDYRAERAISSLMEIATPTAKVRRGGETKEIDSKKVVPGDIILLEQGDSVPADARLLQVESLETTESALTGESEQVTKSTDPVDEDATVAERENTVFRGTDVVRGRGVAVVTRTGMDTEIGGIADELQLASDEKTPFQKEVDEMGKRLGYLVSGFIAVIAVIQWLVTGTDWITLFLLSVGLVVAAVPEALPAIVTFSLALGSRRMYERNALVRRLPVVESLGSVNYIVSDKTGTLTQGTMTVRRIYSNGREVSVTGVGTETEGEFYGSDGDEIDPEEIGEILRCGVYSNNTDETEDGFDGGPTETALLVAARKAGIDAPEERERSIPFSSSRKRMTAITDGANAYMKGAPETVLDRCDRMLVDDEVVELDDERRGEIEEKVSEYAGDALRVLGFAMKEPSDTDGDDDEIESGMVFLGLQAMIDPPREEVKEAVEDCRTAGIHVVMATGDDIKTARAIGESLGFDPEKAVTGREIESMDDDELRDAVTDTEIFARVSPSHKVRILKALQDSGLHVAMTGDGVNDAPALKNADVGVAMGQQGTDVAKKSSDIVLLDDNFVTIRDAIREGRTIFDNIRKVTNYLLSTNSAEVMFVFLGSIIGGLFFPEYFRGSDTVVLTAVMILWVNFATDGPPAMALAADESVPDVMNRDPRDPNVSIINRKIVSMVLLTGPLAAILFLQLFFAYIDDFRLAQTVLFTSLAMFEIVMFQIVRRDYGLSIFSNIWLSVTVGVAFVAQLLLLYTPLASVFEVVPIGLSHWMYIMGMTAVFTVLEIGFQRQFIGIFGRRDGADD
- a CDS encoding FAD:protein FMN transferase, which produces MSISATSLGLRSKLGKSEEVFDCCDTEFRLRAKGLRASRAVSDARGKAETLESELDAFNETSAVSRLNSDGWVESYHVRRVVERGMEYYRLTDGVLDIRHGEVERQIKSYIRGERSEVDVGSLDGVEGDIEEDIRIEDDEVRVSRDIKLDLNSLAKGYIVDAVLEELDRLGVEGFVDGGGDIATTYPIRVGIESPYPSEKPLKKIKTDWSIATSGGYRRERSEIDHIYRPLSDGERTHDIEVGSKNRSVTVVSERDCTEADALATAVSVLDPDEAIELIEEREGTEALVVHSGVLKKTSGFEEHEAET
- a CDS encoding response regulator is translated as MGTDGERGDKPTVLIVDDEEEIVDLYSVWLDSYDVRVAYTGTEALERIDEDVDLVVLDRLMPDISGDEILEEIRDNCLGTRVVVVTAVSPSIDVLNMEIDDYVVKPVERDELTESVENVLSLKEYDEATRKSYSLSEIKEALESSLSSTELYNSREYSRLQDELDRAREKADEVFETDTKAKGQKRPNTV
- a CDS encoding deoxyribodipyrimidine photo-lyase; protein product: MDRSAGVVWIRRSLRRYDNTALVEAAERHDEVVPVYVVDDALLNSESIGGKRLKFWHDSLRSLEESFGSRDGERLVVRRGDPVEEVRAVCEEVDAERIYYNNSYTPYARCNEESLRDLGVSSEGLKDVVISEKREITTQKGDPYQVYSYYRDKWFDVEKPEPESPEGFVTPEVESSELPSREDFGISDVESEFVGGREAGTERLEGFVDRIDRYDDERDYPALDSTSKLSPHLKFGTVSVREAFWASERVREKTEDEDKDDDGARVWQEELAWRDFYFQMLWNHPETTEKAFIEKYRSIDWGCEDSDWRAFIEGETGFPFVDAGMRQLKQTGWMHNRPRMVTASFAAKDLRADWRRLHDHLKKHLVDADTPAMVGGIQWAYSVGTDAQPYFRVFNPWTQGEKYDPDGEYIRRWIPELREVDDSYIHRPYESPKFDEIDYPSPILDHDEERKRSVELFERHG